The Panthera tigris isolate Pti1 chromosome F3, P.tigris_Pti1_mat1.1, whole genome shotgun sequence genome includes a window with the following:
- the LOC102962308 gene encoding cytokine SCM-1 beta-like codes for MRPLVLALLAICFLTEFMAEGVGSEVLERSICVSLTTKKLPIKNIKTYTIKEGSMKAVIFITRRGLKVCADPQAEWVKKAVESVDKPTRRNMKQTKPTGAQHFTNSAVTLTT; via the exons ATGAGACCTCTCGTCCTGGCCCTGCTCGCCATCTGCTTTCTCACCGAATTCATGGCGGAAG GCGTGGGGAGTGAAGTTCTAGAAAGGAGCATCTGCGTGAGCCTGACGACCAAGAAACTGCCAATTAAAAACATCAAGACCTACACCATCAAGGAGGGCTCCATGAAAGCAGTAAT ATTCATTACCAGACGTGGCCTCAAGGTCTGCGCGGATCCACAAGCCGAGTGGGTGAAAAAGGCCGTAGAAAGCGTGGACAAGCCCACCAGAAGAAACATGAAACAGACCAAGCCAACAGGAGCCCAACATTTCACCAATTCAGCTGTGACCCTGACCACATAG